One Leptodactylus fuscus isolate aLepFus1 chromosome 11, aLepFus1.hap2, whole genome shotgun sequence genomic window, AGATTCATTTGCTCTGGTGGGTCAAGGAGTCCCATTCCAACATGGTGTTCATCCGAAAGCTGCAACCTCTTCAAGGAGCCGATGGTGCGGGGCGACATATCCCCACCTATCTGACAGCTTTCTCATGCGACTTATGATCGGGTTGAGGTGTCCTTTCGCCAACTTACCTTGGTTATCACTCTACTCTGCCCACTTCCATAAAAAATATTAAGGAGACACAAAAGGAATGCCGTGGCTCATCTTTGGCGCAAGAAAGGGCCATGTGCCAAAGATGTACCGGATTTACACCCATCTATGTTAGAAAACGGGTGAAGATGAGTTAATACGTTTCTCCCAATGTCCGGTCTCACCATCCTAGTTTTACATGGGTCCATAAACTCGGCAAATATTTACGGCCTTCTATAAATACCCAGCCATAGCTTCCCTATTACTATCACAGCTGTAAACGTCTGATGCCACAAAACTAGTTGTGTTTTTATAGGATCTCTAAACGTCCGTGGTTATCTCTTTGGAGTAAACGTTTGCTTTATATTGGGGAATAGAAAATCAAGCAGTTCTCTAATATATTAAGGTTACCAGAATCTCTTCTTTCATTTTCTTATAATTCATTGAAACTGAAAGCACTTACACAACAACCTGCTAGTAAAGGGGTTGGATCCTGGGGACGGCTTATActtttataatctatgggggcacATGGGTGTCATAGAGGTGAGAACCACCAATTTTGTGCCCCAATTCTATAAGCCACTATAGGCCACTGTAGGAAAAAAGTATAGCTGTTTTGCAAGGGTAAAAGACTGTCTAAAGAGCCCTTGGGGCACCTAGGTACACTGAGGTAGGGATGGGAAGTGGAGCCCAGGATTTGGGTCCCTGAAGGCCCTGTGGGAACAGACAGGAGAGGAGGAAgctttgtgtgtgatgtgtgtacatgtgttatatgtatgttttttgtgtgtaatatacagtacagtttAGACAGCAATGGCATAAGGCTTCAAAAGCCATGAGGGTTTCGCTTCCTACCTGACTGTATCCATGATACGGTCAGCTATGGTCAGGTCTTACAGAAACGGCAGAGCTCTAAACTACACTATTTCCATAGCTCCCTCAGAAGTGAATGGGATATAGAAACAGTGTAGAGCAGTGAGCCATGCTGTTTCCATAAATGCCGCTCACTTTTATGGCATTGCTTTTCAATGAGGTCATGGTCAGGTGAGTAGCAAGGCTAGGGATGTTCGGTTTAGAGATGGATGTGGATCCCAGAAGTAATTCCTGAGAATACGCCATAACATATCATCCATGGGAAAATCCCCTTAAGTTCTAGTATTGATACGACCCTCTTAGTGCCTCTAGTGCATACTAATATCTTCATCTGCTAAAACTCACATCGCAACTTCAAAGTTACATTTTTGGGAGTTACAGTATATTCTCTTTATTTGTCAAATCTAGTCATGTGAAACTTTCTACACTCCTTGTAtgagtaaggcccagttcacatctgcgttcggtattctgtttggggaccccccgaatggaaagccgaatgcattaaaaagcagtgaacaatgaaaccacatggaatcccgaacacagatgtgaaccaggcctaaagagtttattttttaaaaaaggacaAACCTACAATGCCAAGCACAGAAACAATAAAAAGTATGGCGGGTACAGTAAGAACCAGCGTAAACACAATGTAAGCAGCGCGGAGGCTGCAGGGATCACCTGACTGCTGACATGGAGGCTGAGACTGAGACCACCTCATATTGATAGCCTATATAAAGATAGGCCATTTACATGAAAAAcatggatagcccctttaaattaaagtTCATATCACTGTATCAgtaggatatgtcataaatgtgtGATAGTTGAGGTCTCACCTTTGGACCCATCTTTCCAGGAAAACTGGATATTTCATCCCATTTAGCAAAGCAAAGTCAAGTAAACAAAAGAAGACAGCGAGGTGAGCGCTCGACAgttgagtgtcagacccccaccaatataATATTCACCTGAGacttacccgtatatactcgagtataagccgacccgaatataagccgacccccctaattttaccacaaaaaactgggaaaacttattgactcgagtataagccgagggggggaaatgcagcagctactggaaaatttcaaaaattaaaatggtcagagttttgggtgcggtagttgctgggtgctggggaaggggagggggtgttttggttgtctgtctgccccttccctgagcttgaggactgcttttttttccctccacttggaattcagtctggctgaatataggggatctgcagtgctcctattaaccccttcctgatggaacaggagcactgcagatcccctatattcagtagaccgggcactgtcagacacagggagacctaatgtgtttgtgtttcacagtcattttctacttttatatgtattctagggaaaggagggatttacaacttttacttattttattttttattatatttttttaagcttcttttttttattttactattttatgggagattctatacattactattgcggctggtcatagacatccccctcccccccaaaaaaaaaataaaaaaatttgttttgcatgacccgagtataagccgaggggggcttttttttctgcacaaaaactgtgctgaaaaactaggcttatactcgagtatatgtggTAGTTTCCTGGGGTCTTCACTCTTCGCTAGCTGATTTACCAGAACTTACACAATGGTATCTCTGCCTAGTCCAAGAGTCTAAACCAGAAGAGAAATGAAGCCAAATGACTTCCTGTTAGAAAGCAGACATTCCATTTCCAGTCCGGCTTCAGGCAGTTTCCCCTATGAAGAAATAAGAGTTCCCtaaatagttaaaaataaaacTTGCACATAACATCCTATAGGGTCAGAGGGGGGTATTGTTTAAAAGGaaagggtttttgttttgttttttaaaggaaATTCAccaatttttgtatttatttaataaaaacagaaagtgagaagagctctttttgtaatgtttttattttctgaatgtagattttttttgttctgttttctgTACATGACTATGGGGGCGGCCTGAACTTCTTCTCTGCTCTTTTAACAGCAAATACTTTACAGCAATCTCatggccatagacagcaatagagTTCAGCTAGGGCTGGATTCACATTTGCGCCTGTTGCTCATTCgcagattctgtcccccattcaaaCTAGAAAATTGCTTGcggaacttttctctccatatgtttcAGGTGGAATCCGGTAAccggtaatctatctatctctatcttcatctatctatctatctatctatctatctatctatctatctatctatctatctatctatctcctatctatctatctatctatctatctatctatctatctatctattatcagcAGTAGATGCAATGATAGGTCAGTGGTGTACCTTCTATTGTTATAATGCCTATAATGTAAAGgagatgactgctgcaaagaaaaattgtataaaattGGCAAGtggcagtctattattaggcttagtagacAGAATAAAAATTGCAATATATATAATACTTAAAAAAACTGAGAGATATGTATTTTTAGTCATCAACAAttctttaaaatatgtttaaattaaaataaaataataggtaATGTGTCTAGTGTCATATTCTGTTTAAGAGATTGTCTAGCATTGTAATGCAATTCAATTCTCTGTACTGGAGACTCGTAAGACCTTCTTTCTTTAGAGGGCCCAGTGTATTCATACATTATACTGGTAAAAGCAGGATTTCACTGGGCACCATGTAACCCATTAATATCTCATGACATCATGTTCTCTTTCATTTTAGGATTGCCAACAACACCAAGAATCTAGACTCTAGAAGATTCGATTCGTCCAGTGTCAAGAAAAACACAAACTCTTTCACAAGAACTCGCAGCTATTTGGAGAACCTTCTGTAAGGACGCAGATGTTGCCATTCACCAGTCAGGTGcataaaatttatttttagaaGAAATTCACTTCCTTTAATGGGGGTTTCTGAAATAAgtagaaaaaattttttaaaaaatgggcaCGGGGAGGAGATGATGTAAAATAGCAAAATAAGCATTGCTAGCTTGTTACTAAAGATGGGCGAACCCCAGAAGATTCTTTCCGACCTTTCTTCGGACAAAGCGAACCCCAATTTAGTCccaacttgttcagatagaaatAAAATTGAAATGATTTTACTCCAGGGTTTaaacagaccccagaatataatagctggaggcccggggaggtgacaaaaataaagaaacattTATACTCTCCTTCTGTTACCTCCTAAGGGGTGTCTTCCTCCTTTTGGCTCATGGTGCTCTTCTTTGATGTCAGGGGTCTAGGGTCactactgaagcctgtgattgagcctcatcGGTGACAGCGATACTCCAAGAgtcaaggttttttttaaaatttttgtcacCTCACTTGGGCCTTCAGCCATTATGCTCCAAAATcttaagagatcccagagtataataatttaccagtgGCCATATTAGTTCAGCCAAGATGAATTCCAAATTCTTTGGTTTCATTTACAACCCAACACTTTGGAATATTCAGGCCAAATCTGGTTTGTTgccaccaggggtgaaccattggtttctgccgcctgaggcagacgtcagaaagccgccacaGGGACGAGTGGAAGGGGATGGGGCGcgtggagggggtggggccgagcggagcgagcgtctttagcaggcagagagcaggcagggagaggacctgctctctgcctgagcgtgaggggcggccgctggagcagcgctgctccagcggcctcccaaatccaccgctcagtgacggtgaccctaagccagtccaggacagcttgtcctggactggcttaggtcagcaaaaatgccgccctccctggggccctggcatagcgccgcctgaagcggtcgcttcaggtcgcctcatgagaggtgcagcgctggttgCCACCCATACTACCTGTTACATCACTGGCTCCAACTATGCCATTCAGATGGCACATCTACCACTCACCAGGTCAGGGAAGACTGTAGAGATAGGGGGAtcttaatatactgtattttaatgccttttatttttttgtagatacCTGAAATGTCGAATACTACAACCCCATATTACGATGACGAACCAACCTGCAGCATTGATGATTTTCGTAACAAGGTCTATTCTACGGCCTACTCCATGTTTACAGTCTTCGGTCTTCTTGGCAATAGCTTTGCTTTATTAGTTCTGGTAAAGACATACAGCCAGAGAACAGCTTTCCATATCTACATGCTCAACCTGGCCATCTCCGATCTACTCTTCATCTGCACCCTTCCATTAAGAGTGGTGTATTATGTTAGCAAAGGACAATGGTACTTTGGTAGCTTTTTATGTCGAATCAGTTCCTACGTCTTCTACGTGAACTTGTACTGCAGTATTTTCATTCTGACCGCAATGAGCGTCACGCGCTTTCTGGCAATAGTCTTCCCGGTTAAAAATCTCAGATTGGTGTCTTTAAAGAGAGCAAAGTGGGCTTGTGCTGGAATATGGCTCTTTGTCACTCTTATAAGTTCACCATTTCTAATGAGCGGGTCATACATAGACCCCAAGACCAATATAACCAAGTGTTTTGAGCCTCCACCTTCTCAAGGAAGAATAAAAATGGTGCTCATTCTCAACTATGTTGCCTTCATCATTGGCTTCCTTATTCCATTTATCGTAATATTGGTATGCTACACCATGATTATTAAGACATTGCTCAAGAACTCTATGGCAAAACAACAAAGCTCCAGGAAGAAGGCCATTCGAATGATCATCATTGTCATGGCTGTGTTCTTCCTAAGCTTCATGCCATATCATATCCAACGGGCAATACACCTTCACACAGTGAATAAGAGTAAGAGCTGTATCGAGAAGTTATGGGAGCAGAAGAAGGTGGTGATAACTTTGGCCCTCGCAGCctctaactgctgttttgatcCCATGCTCTACTTTTTCTCAGGCGAAAACTTTCGAAGAAGGCTCTCCACCTTCAGGAAGCACTCTCTCTCAAGTATAGCACCAGACGGTAAAAGGAGAAAATCAGAAGGCTTACATGACAAGTCTGAAGTCTTTCCTGCCTTGGAGAAACAAGACAGTAATGAAAGTTAGGTTCTTGCACCGGTTTTACACTGGGAGATCAATATGATGATCTTTATGTCAACGCAAGATAGGCCCAAGGTTTGTGCTTTGGGGAACAAAAATTTCATGGAAGTCTTGTCTTGTCATGTCTGAAGAGCCTCGTATGGCTTAATCTATGAAGTTGGGAGTGGCTTAGAGAAGAAGGAACCTTCTAAGCTTCAAGCTTCCTCTTTCCGAGATGTGCACTGCTGTTCTACCTACTGTTGGAAATTGGAAGCATTTCCCGGTAGATCACCATATGAATACTGTATACTCAAAAACTACTCTTGTGAATGCCACCAACATCCACAACAAACTTTTGCTTCTAGAGAGCTTTATCCTTATCAGCCTGTTTTGAAGGCTTTATATTATGCTATCGTATTTTTACCTTGTCCTgggtacaatgtatatatattgcACTAGACCACTCAACCGAAGATGAACCACTGGATTGTTTTATCATGTACCAAAGAACTGTAAACTTTACGACACTGGTTGTGGAGAGACTTGGCATTCATAGCTAATATTTTCCTTTGGAATGTTTCTCTATGAAGTTCCAGAAATTCACTGAAATCTCTAAAGAACGTCAACGGAACAAAGAACTTTGAGAAAATGCCGACACTCTCTTAGTATTACTGTTTGTCTATGTGGATGGTAAAAATGtggtaaatatatatgtgcacacacaatTCATTGCTGCAGTAACTTCATCATTTCTATTTCTCTGAAAAACCACAGCTAAATGTATATGGGTGAAGTTCTACATGTAGGTCAATGGAACGATTGTTGCCTAGTTCTAAAGACTGAAGCTGGCCACCAAAAACAGAGCTGTGGTGGAAATTTTTGGCCAGCAGTTGACCCAAAATAACAGCATTTGGGATGATCCATAGACTCATCATCAGTAAATTTGCACAGatccactttattattttttgttgtcATACTAACCTGCACCCCCTCCCCAATTGGGCAGTTTAGTAGCTAATGAAAGTTTGTAGAAATCATCCCACTATTGATCAAAGCCAGGCTGTCAAGATGGAAAATGCGTGGCCATCTGTATGTGGCTCAGTGGCATGTCATTTTAGTAATTTACTAGTCCAGTAATTAGTGACCACGTGTTATAACTGCCAAGTAGGCGGTCCTATTCACTGATTGACAGCTGGGTCTCTATGTACACAATAAATGTTGATGGTCATTAAATAAGACTGGACCCAGAATAAGCAGATCACAGTATGGTCAACGcgataaataaaaaataagaatatGTAAGTAGCCTACACAAAGCTAGAAAGGGGAGtaggaaaaatatcaaaaataattggatatttaaaggggttgtccaggcaaaaatagacaacccttgggcagtgaaaaaaaaataaaaaatgaatactcacctgtccccgttgctctgATGGCCTCCTGCACCATTTACTCCCACAGTGTCTTCCtggagctgctgattggcctcagtggtcacgtgactgctttaggccaatcagcaaagggcctgaatgtcactacctatgACATCAAGGGTCCTCTTGCTGAGGtggttgattggcctcagcggtcaacaGCCAGAAGAAACCTGCGAGGGCAAATGAACAATAGAGCAACGGGGGCtgttgagtattttttttttcactgcccccagcagatttagtctgggcaacccctttaattaatatgtaaatttaaataaaaatagtgatcaggatcgggaaagatcaatcccgatcggtgatcgagcaaatttcgcgattgggattggctggagaatgatcaaaaatcggattttgaaatctgaagatcggctcaaccctactgtatatataatatacaattagggttgtgtgatcgggatcaggaaagattggattctgattgctgatcgagcaaatttcacgatcgggattggctagaaaatgatcagaaatcagattttaaaatcgatcctgaaatctcaagatcggtttaaCCCTAGCGATCAGGAACCTGACCGATCCTTCATCTGGAACAGAAGAAAACCCAAAAAAGTAAGAGCCAAACACACAAggctaaaaaaaagaagaaaaagaataatattaaggacacttatttatttatttcacatccCAAACTACTTAGCCTAACAATGGAGACCTAATAGCGGCACGGCGGTCTGCAGATACAAACACAATACAAGAGGAAATCTTCTCAAGATATGTAGCATTATTTTTTGACCACATTTGTGTTTACATGTGAAGACTGATTTTGTTCCTAATGTTTCCTATGTAAGGTTTATGACTCGTTGTGTGAGATaaataaggctctgttcatatctgcattgtggTTTACATTTAGCTTGGAAACCACAAGACAATGTAACATGTTGTACTAACACTTAGGATCCATCAGGACCTATCGTACTGTCCGCCGCGGGTGTCTCCATGTAGCACTAGCTTAATGCCAGAATTATTATTGAAGCTTACAACATGAATGTGAATAGCGCTGAAATGTGTATTTTATGTGTTTACAATATTAggatattttaataaaaacagaATACGGGCACATGTATGTCTCTATGGAGAGGCCACAGCCCAGGACATTAGACCCATGTGTATAGTCCTTATTCGTTACATTACGGAAATTAGCATAATGAGAGGATTGCGTCATAACCCTGCCTCCAACTTCCTAATGGACTCAGGAGAGGTCACATTTTAGCACTCACCCTCAGAAATTGGCAGATGGAGGTTAATGCAACTATACAATGACGTTGGAAATCGCCAGGTTCTGTTTAGATTAGTGTCGCGGCTTTGGTCTTGGGTGGTCTGATAATTCATCATATTTATATTACAAGAAATTTGATGAttctttttgttccattttttatAACTACTAGAAAGCCACTtttggctaaggtcccatgttgcggaatcacagcttttttgttgcaaattttgttgcgtttttttgagccgaagccaagctatagaaggaatgggaaatatataggaagttcttatacttctacatttgtcagcccactactggctttggcgtAGGCCTgttaacatctgcgttcggtaatctgtttggggagtctacatggggacccccccaaaaggactaccgaatgcattggcaagcggtgagcttgagaaagcacatggaccccatagactataatggagtccaagtgctttccgcatggtatccacacggaacatgcggacagaaaagtatttcACGATCTACTTCCCTGACCACAAAACTCAAGCACACggatcccgttatagtctatgggatccgtgtgctttcactgcacaacacttgtgaatgcgttcggtagtccattcatgCAGACTacacaaacggattaccaaacgcagatgtgaaccaggccttaaactgcaacaaaaaaaagttacatttcggCATCATGGGGCTTTACCCTCATGGTCACggcccacgtggtgtaaatgccacGGTTTGGCCATGGGggaaatgctgtggcaaaatacgcagcattttacagtccctgcaaagtgtatgggactctagcacatcccatccatacactgAGGAAAGATATACGCAgaagacacactgcgatttccaaaactgttgcaattTTGTAAAGCGCAGCAGTGGTATATAGAAGTAATACATGAACAGCTCATATCTGTCAGAGTTGCTGCTTGTTGGTGGTCTTCCACTTTGGTTCATAGAGCGTGATAACTTTCTCCCAATAATGAACGTTATGGTTGGTCCATAAGGATTTGGCCCTGAGAAACTACTTTTAAAGGCACTTCACAATAAAATAAATTCTTTTAGCACTTTAAAGGCCTCAGTGTAAAgtccttaaaggaagtctgtcagcagaaccccgTATTTTAGCCCagcctggcagatagataggttagggtcaccgttCTAGGTGTGAATCGTTGCCTCCACTCTTGAGATAAGGCTGTTtatgtaaatatgtaaatgagttctttggagcaacgagggcattGGCATTGCACCAAAGAGGTAAGTCACAAAGCtctcattgttccaaagagctatCTTGCATAgtaacaaaaacagtgatatctcagtaatggagacaccgattcacaagggggaaacttatccaacttatctatctgctaagctgggttgatatgctgggttctgctgacagactccctttaacaatgtaaaaaaaaaaaaaaaaaaggtccaatcAAAACCCCTTTATATTCTGTACCTGAAAGTTGAGGATATCTGACATATGCCGTTTGTTTCCTTTTTTCTAAGACTGTTTTTGGATTTTCATATTTACTGTTCCACTGATCCCGCCAAAGTTAAAAAATtttctcaccattcctgagcaatcagaaaaaaagttatggcgcCAGATATGCCAGTCTACTGTCTAGTTGGTTGTGTCAGACAAGAGCAGGCAATCTTTTTGAAACCTCAGAATTATATAATGTAACTCCATGTCAAGAGAGCTGATAGGGCCAatttaaaattaaaatggtgCTCAATGGCAGGCGTCATGTCTACGGGTTCTGAATACAGATTCtgatccaattttcgatcattgtacagccgattgcgatcgtgaaatttgcttgatcgctgatcggaatccgattttttccgatcccgaaAAGATTGAGGTCTGAAATAAAAATGGACACCCTATATGAATGAGATGGCTATCCTCTCTGAGCTACCTTCATGTACTCGTATGTTTTGACCATGTACCGAACAGTGTTGTTTGAATAGATGTTGTGGGATATATATAGCTTTGTGAGATATGAATAAGTGTATCATACCATTTGGTCTTTAAAAGTAATATAGCTTTATGTAATTTATAAGACTTTGCAAGTGACCGGATCATTGAGTCTTTGGAGTTAACTTAATTTTGTATCAGTTCCTGTGATAAAGATATAAAACTAGTAACACAAAGTGACAATCACTTATATACTGAAGAAAACCTATATTATACAAGTCAATGTCAAATGTATATACCAATGGTGAGTGACGTGGTCGCACTTTATAGTGGTGATGTTGTAGTGTGAATAACTTGTGAATGGCCTCAAATAAAATATTGATTTTGTGCAACTAAAGCAGATTGTTTTCTATTTAATATCAATGTGATATAATATGGGAAGCTGATGTTGGCCAGCAGGTTGGTTCACAGCTCGTATGGAAACCTtgttaataacagtagtgtgaacccagacttATATTATTATGTTGACACATATTCTAAAAACAATATTCGCAAAAAATCTGATGACAAAATTGCTTGGTTCTATTAAGATTGCTAGCAGAGGATTTAGCTTGGCCTAGTAAAGAGATCAAAGAGATCTGCAGAGCAGCACAATGCAGGTAAGTGATACTTTGGGGACAAGTAATGCTGCATAACTTTGGCCAAAAACTGAATAAGGAACACAGCAATTGGAACCATGCCTAGATTAAAAAATCTTGATAGTTGACAGGTACATTAACTCACCACCAGTGGcgtgactaggaatggcggggccccgtggcgaactattgacatggaaccccctccccccgaccaacactgaagacctcaaccgaccctctcctacgcattcctgcgtgttctattatgccccatagtggccccttcacacagtattatccccatagttgcccctgcacacagtatcattccccatagtggcccctgcacacagtattatgccccatagtggcccctgcacacaatattatgccccatagtggcccctgcacacagtattatgtccctcagtggcccctgcacacagtattatccctcatagtggcccctgcacacagtattatcccccatagtggcccctgaacacagtattatcccccatagtggcccctaaacacagtattatcccccatagtggccccttcacacggtattatcccccatagtggccactgcacactgtattagctcctatagtggcccctgcacacagtattatgtccctcagtggcccctacacacagtattatcccccatagtggccccttcacacggtattatcccccatagtggcccctgcacacagtattatgccccatagtggcccctgcacacagtattatgcccaatagtggcccctacacacagtattatcccccatagtggccccttcacacagtattatcccccatagtggcccctgcacacagtattatgccccatagtggcccctccacacagtattatgccccatagtgacccctccacacagtattatctcccactgtggacacccataaacaattattataataatattcagagacctgggggaataaaaacataaaaaactactgtttctcacctgtccccggctcctacgctgtcggcctccgctgtcttCCTTCTTCAATAACGTCGGAcgacacatgacccgggacgcaggccgggttcatgtgacgtcagagacgtcagacaactaggaaggaggcctggcccggatcatggagaggtaagtaacagtgtttttcatgtttcttacctctcccggtccaccaatcattatactcgggggtccgaaaagacccccgagtataatggtagcagcggcagcggctgtcaccaggcccctaatgttccgggccctgtggcagctgcctctgctgctatggcggtagttacaccactgctcaccACCACTCAAGGCAACCACTCGAGCAATTACCACCTAGCCGATCAGAGATGGGAAGGAGGAGGGAGAGATTACATGGGACTTCCTATCTATGACAATTAAGACTAGTGGAGTAAGACACACCATGTCTAAACCTTACACAAAGCCAGAGTCTAAAGAATAATTCTGACATCTTTAGAGCAATATCTGTGTAGGCATTGCCTCTTATAGCCAAGACCAATCTACATAAAAACCGAGAAGaatgagtaaaaaaaattaaaataattgaaTATGTATTTgcacaatctat contains:
- the CYSLTR1 gene encoding cysteinyl leukotriene receptor 1; protein product: MLPFTSQIPEMSNTTTPYYDDEPTCSIDDFRNKVYSTAYSMFTVFGLLGNSFALLVLVKTYSQRTAFHIYMLNLAISDLLFICTLPLRVVYYVSKGQWYFGSFLCRISSYVFYVNLYCSIFILTAMSVTRFLAIVFPVKNLRLVSLKRAKWACAGIWLFVTLISSPFLMSGSYIDPKTNITKCFEPPPSQGRIKMVLILNYVAFIIGFLIPFIVILVCYTMIIKTLLKNSMAKQQSSRKKAIRMIIIVMAVFFLSFMPYHIQRAIHLHTVNKSKSCIEKLWEQKKVVITLALAASNCCFDPMLYFFSGENFRRRLSTFRKHSLSSIAPDGKRRKSEGLHDKSEVFPALEKQDSNES